A stretch of the Malus domestica chromosome 08, GDT2T_hap1 genome encodes the following:
- the LOC103410746 gene encoding pentatricopeptide repeat-containing protein At2g30780-like, translating into MALVCRVLSAARRGLKHKASASSPHSRRWLSNQTSFLLGRLVEEPNSRIKSLLSSDEFSALQSSDFSWESLVSSLASSSSPEKSRLVLEWKLEKLLGANERYHDRYSELISLCGKIHNLPLAMQVFSSMEANGIKPTSAVFNSLIHVCFSSGNVLTALSLFEIMKSSEGFKPDSDTYDAFMFAFSKLGNADSLQAWYSAKKAAGFTSGVQTYEYLISGCIKSNNFELGDGFYEEMVLSGHMPSLPVLESMVEGICKRRNFDLVIDFLKIVLDAGLKINEKMAEMVVGLYIELKMVEKLEELLVILTEANQVSEVLLLVHCGIIRLNAALDRLDDVEYSVGRMLKQGLSFKHQDDVEKVICSYFRCSAHDRLELFLERIEGSYELTKSTYDLLVAGYRRAGLSDRLNDMKLAEKGF; encoded by the exons ATGGCGTTGGTCTGCCGAGTTTTATCGGCTGCGAGAAGGGGTTTAAAGCACAAGGCTTCGGCGAGTAGCCCTCACTCTCGGCGTTGGCTGAGCAACCAAACAAGCTTTCTTCTTGGGAGGTTGGTGGAGGAACCCAATTCACGCATCAAATCCTTACTCTCTTCCGATGAATTCTCCGCCCTCCAAAGCTCGGATTTTTCCTGGGAATCCCTCGTCAGTTCTCtcgcttcttcttcctctcccgaGAAATCCCGATTG GTTTTGGAGTGGAAACTGGAGAAGTTGCTCGGGGCGAACGAGAGATATCATGATCGTTACTCCGAGCTGATATCTCTGTGTGGAAAAATtcacaatctcccacttgcaatGCAAGTGTTTTCTTCTATGGAGGCTAATGGAATCAAACCCACTTCTGCCGTTTTCAACTCCCTTATACATGTTTGCTTCTCTTCCGGTAATGTGTTGACAGCTTTAAGCCTATTTGAGATAATGAAGAGCTCGGAGGGATTTAAACCCGATTCCGACACATATGATGCGTTCATGTTTGCATTCTCAAAGTTGGGCAATGCTGATTCTTTGCAAGCTTGGTACTCGGCCAAGAAGGCTGCCGGATTCACTTCTGGTGTTCAAACCTATGAATATCTGATTTCGGGTTGCATTAAATCAAACAATTTTGAGTTGGGTGATGGGTTCTATGAAGAAATGGTGTTATCAGGGCACATGCCAAGCTTGCCCGTATTGGAAAGTATGGTGGAAGGGATTTGTAAACGGAGAAACTTTGATTTAGTAATAGACTTTTTGAAGATAGTGTTAGATGCCGGATTGAAGATCAACGAGAAGATGGCTGAGATGGTTGTGGGATTGTACATTGAACTTAAGATGGTGGAGAAATTGGAGGAGTTGCTTGTAATTCTTACGGAGGCCAATCAAGTTTCGGAAGTTCTGTTGCTGGTCCACTGTGGAATTATACGGTTGAATGCCGCATTGGATAGATTGGATGATGTAGAGTACTCTGTTGGGAGGATGTTGAAGCAAGGATTGTCATTTAAACATCAGGATGATGTCGAAAAGGTAATCTGTTCGTACTTCAGGTGCTCGGCTCATGACAGGCTGGAGTTGTTTTTGGAACGTATTGAGGGTTCTTATGAACTTACGAAATCAACTTATGATCTGTTGGTTGCCGGCTATCGAAGAGCAGGATTATCTGACAGGTTGAATGACATGAAATTAGCTGAAAAAGGGTTTTAG
- the LOC103421161 gene encoding beta-adaptin-like protein A produces the protein MAPPAQAQRSSSPSQPSGKGEVADVKSQLRNLAGSRAPGVDDSKRELFKKVISYMTIGIDVSSVFGEMVMCSATSDIVLKKMCYLYVGNYAKVNPDLALLTINFLQRDCKDEDPMIRGLALRSLCSLRVTNLVEYLVGPLGAGLKDNNSYVRMIAVMGVLKLYHISASTCVDADFPTTLKHLLLNDRDTQVVANCLSALQEIWSLEGSASEEVSREREILLSKPVIYYLLNRIREFSEWAQCLVLELVAKYVPAHPNEIFDVMNLLEDRLQHANGAVVLATTKVFLQLTLSMTDVHQQVYERIKAPLLTLVSSGSPEQSYAVLSHLHLLVMRAPFIFSSDYKHFYCQYNEPSYVKKLKLEMLTAVANESNTYEIVTELCEYAANVDIPIARESIRAVGKIALQQYDVNAIVDRLLQFLEMEKDYVTAEALVLVKDLLRKYPQWSQDCIAVVGNISSKNVQEPKAKAALIWMLGEYSHEMHDAPYILEGLIENWEDEHSAEVRLHLLTAVMKCFFKRPPETQKSLGAALAAGLADFHQDVHDRALFYYRLLQYNISVAERVVNPPKQAVSVFADTQSSEIKDRIFDEFNSLSVVYQKPSYMFTYKEHRGPFEFSDEIGNVSIGTESTDTVVPHRVEANDKDLLLSTSEKEETRGLNNSSYAYSAPSYDASSLSVPTSQLSELAISNPSVSGNVPQSSFAIDDLLGLGLPTAPAPAPSPPPLKLNPKAVLDPTTFQQKWRQLPISLSQEYSINPQGVAALTTPQALQRHMQGQSIHCIASGGQSPNFKFFFFAQKAEESSTFLIECIVNTSSAKAQIKIKADDQNATQPFSSVFQSALSKFGMP, from the exons ATGGCTCCTCCGGCGCAGGCTCAGCGATCTTCCTCGCCGTCTCAGCCTTCTGG AAAAGGCGAAGTTGCTGATGTGAAATCGCAGCTCCGGAATCTTGCTGGCAGCCGAGCTCCGGGAGTTGATGATTCAAAGAGGGAGCTTTTCAAGAAGGTTATCTCTTACATGACGATTGGCATTGATGTCTCGTCTGTTTTTGGAGAGATGGTGATGTGCTCAGCAACGTCGGATATAGTTTTGAAGAAAATGTGTTACCTTTATGTTGGGAATTACGCAAAGGTCAATCCGGACCTTGCACTTTTGACGATCAATTTTCTTCAAAGAGATTGCAAGGATGAGGACCCGATGATCCGAGGGCTTGCATTGAGGAGCTTGTGTTCCCTACGAGTGACAAACCTCGTGGAGTATTTGGTGGGGCCTTTAGGTGCAGGTTTGAAGGACAATAATAGTTATGTGAGGATGATAGCAGTTATGGGGGTTCTGAAGTTATATCATATATCGGCCTCAACTTGTGTTGATGCAGATTTTCCAACAACGCTTAAGCATTTGTTGCTTAACGACCGAGATACTCAG GTGGTTGCAAATTGTTTGTCTGCCCTACAAGAGATTTGGAGCTTAGAAGGAAGTGCGTCTGAAGAAGTATCCAGGGAAAGAGAAATTTTGCTTAGCAAGCCAGTTATATACTATCTTTTGAACCG GATTAGGGAGTTTAGTGAATGGGCACAGTGTCTGGTGCTTGAGCTGGTAGCTAAGTATGTACCTGCACATCCCAATGAGATATTTGATGTCATGAATCTGCTCGAGGATAGACTTCAGCATGCAAATGGTGCTGTTGTCTTAGCAACCACTAAAGTATTTCTTCAATTGACTCTGTCAATGACTGATGTTCATCAGCAG GTATATGAACGTATTAAAGCTCCTCTCCTGACCTTAGTGAGTTCAGGAAGTCCAGAGCAATCTTATGCGGTTCTAAGCCATCTGCATCTTTTGGTGATGCGTGCACCTTTCATATTTTCTTCAGATTATAAACACTTTTATTGCCAGTACAATGAGCCATCTTATGTTAAAAAGTTGAAGCTTGAGATGTTGACTGCGGTGGCAAATGAGAGTAACACTTATGAAATCG TGACGGAATTATGTGAATATGCTGCAAATGTTGATATTCCCATTGCAAGAGAGTCGATTCGTGCAGTTGGGAAAATAGCTCTACAACAGTATGACGTGAATGCAATTGTTGACCGACTTCTTCAATTTCTGGAGATGGAAAAGGACTATGTAACTGCTGAAGCTCTG GTTCTTGTAAAAGATCTGCTGAGGAAATATCCACAATGGAGTCAGGATTGTATTGCGGTTGTTGGGAACATCAGCAGCAAAAATGTTCAAGAACCCAAGGCCAAGGCAGCTCTTATATGGATGCTGGGGGAGTATTCTCACGAAATGCATGATGCACCTTATATTTTAGAGGGTTTGATTGAAAATTGGGAAGATGAGCATTCCGCTGAG GTTCGTTTACATCTACTCACAGCAGTAATGAAGTGTTTTTTTAAGAGGCCGCCTGAGACTCAAAAATCCTTGGGAGCTGCACTGGCTGCAGGTCTTGCTGATTTTCATCAG GATGTTCATGATCGAGCCTTATTCTACTACAGGCTTTTGCAATATAACATAAGTGTAGCAGAACGAGTGGTGAACCCTCCAAAGCAAGCTGTTTCTGTCTTTGCTGATACCCAGAGCAGTGAAATCAAAGATCGGATATTCGACGAATTTAACAGTTTGTCTGTGGTATATCAAAAG CCATCCTACATGTTTACTTATAAGGAACACAGAGGACCGTTTGAGTTTTCAGATGAAATTGGAAATGTATCTATTGGGACAGAATCTACAGATACTGTTGTTCCTCATAGAGTCGAAGCTAATGATAAAGATCTGCTATTAAGTACTTCAGAGAAGGAGGAGACAAGAGGTCTCAATAATAGTTCTTATGCATATAGTGCTCCTTCATACGATGCTTCGTCTTTGTCTGTTCCCACTTCTCAACTGTCGGAGTTGGCAATTTCAAACCCTAGCGTGTCTGGAAATGTTCCGCAGTCTAGCTTTGCAATTGATGATCTCCTTGGCTTGGGACTACCTACTGCACCTGCACCTGCACCTTCACCTCCTCCATTGAAGCTTAATCCAAAAGCTGTCTTAGATCCAACAACTTTTCAGCAGAAGTGGCGCCAACTGCCGATATCTTTATCACAG GAGTATTCTATTAATCCTCAAGGAGTTGCAGCATTGACAACgcctcaagctctccaacggcATATGCAAGGCCAATCCATCCACTGCATTGCATCCGGTGGTCAATCCCCCAActtcaagtttttcttcttcGCACAAAAGGCAGAAGAATCTTCTACATTTTTGATAGAGTGTATAGTCAACACATCATCTGCCAAAGCTCAAATAAAGATTAAAGCCGATGATCAAAATGCAACTCAACCCTTTTCATCCGTGTTCCAGTCTGCCTTGTCCAAATTCGGCATGCCATGA